From Acidobacteriota bacterium, a single genomic window includes:
- a CDS encoding DUF2007 domain-containing protein — translation MADLKKIYEADGPGDAHVLRGLLEVEGIEAVVRGDDMVPLQGGTLSFVEMRTSVWVLDDDDGGRYARAVEIADDYAAGRQAPAEAEGGAVWRCRSCGESIEEQFTVCWSCGAERGRQP, via the coding sequence ATGGCCGATCTGAAGAAGATCTACGAGGCGGACGGTCCGGGCGATGCGCACGTCCTCCGCGGCCTGCTCGAGGTCGAGGGGATCGAGGCCGTCGTCCGGGGCGACGACATGGTGCCGCTGCAGGGCGGCACTCTCTCCTTCGTCGAGATGCGTACGTCCGTGTGGGTGCTCGACGACGACGACGGGGGACGCTACGCCCGCGCTGTCGAGATTGCCGACGACTACGCCGCGGGAAGGCAGGCGCCGGCGGAGGCGGAGGGCGGGGCGGTCTGGCGTTGCCGGTCGTGCGGCGAGTCGATCGAAGAGCAGTTCACGGTGTGCTGGAGCTGCGGTGCGGAGCGCGGGCGGCAGCCGTGA
- a CDS encoding PP2C family protein-serine/threonine phosphatase, whose amino-acid sequence MDRGPRALRILDVMDTDRREDDFFEVYTKDLTGEDVQRLFTRDARDAYRFFTRHIDEGAFAGLPPLQRFTLRARLVFLAFTLKLSPARRALFGIALVATVVGLIELFEGIGLVRVPVVPFLVSVPLPSLVWSDGTGWLAIGFVLVNLLVLLEVADRLSLKNDLEVAREIQLAMLPQKIHAIRGLEAAGRTRPANTVGGDCYDILRLPEGRLLLMLGDVSGKGSPAALLMALAIAMLRTLAAENLTLVGLMERLNRLVYEQTPGSRFITMFVAAIDPATWTLTYINAGQTPPLLRRQAGEIEALATGGIALGMFDRATYEAAELTLDPGDLLVAYSDGVTEAESPAGVPFDEIGLRHLIETHHADGLDDLGEAIVAAVVAHADSARLADDLTVLAARRLPPVPPGV is encoded by the coding sequence ATGGACCGTGGACCGCGCGCGCTACGTATACTCGACGTGATGGATACCGACCGGCGCGAGGACGACTTCTTCGAGGTCTACACGAAGGACCTGACTGGCGAGGACGTCCAGCGCCTCTTCACGCGCGACGCCCGCGACGCGTACCGGTTCTTCACCCGCCACATCGACGAAGGGGCGTTCGCCGGGCTGCCGCCGCTGCAGCGGTTCACCCTGCGCGCGCGCCTCGTGTTCCTCGCCTTCACGCTGAAGCTGTCGCCGGCCCGCCGGGCGCTGTTCGGGATCGCGCTCGTGGCGACCGTCGTGGGCCTGATCGAGCTCTTCGAGGGCATCGGCCTGGTCCGTGTGCCCGTCGTTCCGTTCCTCGTCAGCGTCCCGCTCCCCAGTCTGGTCTGGTCCGACGGCACCGGCTGGCTGGCGATCGGCTTCGTGCTGGTCAACCTGCTGGTGCTGCTCGAGGTGGCGGATCGCCTGAGCCTGAAGAACGACCTGGAGGTGGCCCGCGAGATCCAGCTCGCGATGCTGCCGCAGAAGATCCACGCCATCCGGGGCCTCGAAGCCGCCGGCCGCACCCGGCCCGCGAACACCGTGGGCGGGGACTGCTACGACATCCTGCGGCTGCCGGAGGGCCGGCTGCTGCTGATGCTGGGCGACGTCTCCGGCAAGGGCAGCCCCGCCGCGCTCCTGATGGCCCTCGCCATCGCGATGTTGCGGACGCTGGCCGCGGAGAACCTGACGCTGGTCGGCCTGATGGAGCGGCTCAACCGGCTGGTCTACGAGCAGACCCCCGGGTCGCGGTTCATCACGATGTTCGTCGCCGCCATCGACCCCGCCACCTGGACGCTCACCTACATCAACGCGGGGCAGACGCCGCCGCTGCTCCGCCGGCAGGCCGGCGAGATCGAGGCGCTCGCGACCGGCGGCATCGCCCTCGGGATGTTCGACCGCGCCACCTACGAGGCGGCCGAGCTGACCCTCGATCCCGGGGATCTACTGGTCGCCTACAGCGACGGCGTCACGGAAGCGGAGAGCCCGGCGGGCGTGCCGTTCGACGAGATCGGACTCCGGCATCTGATCGAGACGCATCACGCCGACGGTCTCGACGACCTCGGCGAGGCGATCGTGGCGGCGGTGGTGGCGCATGCGGACAGCGCCCGGCTGGCGGACGACCTGACCGTGCTCGCGGCGCGGCGCCTGCCGCCGGTCCCTCCCGGTGTCTGA